In the Pogona vitticeps strain Pit_001003342236 chromosome 2, PviZW2.1, whole genome shotgun sequence genome, gttttgctggtttcgggactgcctctttgccttggcctgctggacgagggtctctacaaattgggagaggccatgatgcactgcttgcctccaggctggatgctcagatgtcagggtttcccatctgtcgaggtccattcctaaggccttcagatattAACAGActgtaaagaaaaataactcTCAGCAGACAaatgggtctctctttgaattcagagccaTGGAGGGAACCATTGATtaatgctggacagattgacagctACTTCCAGCCGAAAAACCCTCACAGACAAACAAgctacaaagcaacaaataaggttttaaaaaaaactccaactGTTTATTCAGAATTGCAATCCCCTTCATCTCATGATTCATACAAATTTTTAACACTTGCCTCCATCTTTCGTTCCAATCCGGAAATCTGCCTTGGTGCCATTTTGTTGAGTTTGTGCAGCTGTTTTCTCAATCAGCAGACAGTGATCGGCACAAAGATCTGAGATTTTAGGAGACACCAAAAGGAGCGACAACAAATGTCAGGAACCAAACATCAAGAGAGAGGTCCTGTCTATTTCAAAGTCCTTCCCTCCTAGAAGACTCAGAGAAAGTCATTCCGGACACAATATAAGGACAGAGAGTGGTGGATCACCCTCAGGAGTTGCcctcctgcctcttctcttgATGGATGGCTTTCTGTTCCTGAGATCAAAGTGATCGAAAGGGCCCAGTTACTGTTCCAAGGAGGGAAGCTCCTTTTCTGGACCAGCAGCATTTCCTCTCTTTCTAAGCTAGTGGTTCTgagcctggggtccccagatgttcctggactcaaaccgccagaagccttcaccgctcgCTGtgcagttgtagtccagaaacatctggggaaccaagtttGGGATGCATAGTTCTAAATTGACATTTGACAAGCACAACCCCTTCAAAAGGACTCACCCATTAATCAcaattgactttatggcacattatGACGACGATGATGAATATAATCATCAATTTCAGGAAATTCCCCTTGAGATAGACAGCAAGTAGGTTCTGTTTTTGCAAAGAGAAGATGATTGAATAATGCTGCTATTGCAAATAATGAATATATTCCCTTTGTTAATGATCCCGCTGATGTGAGGGATTTTTGAGGAAGTCTCGAGAAACTAGGCAAGAGGAAATGGACAAGGGGATCCTATTGTATGTAATTGAGccaagcagaagaggaggaaacagtAAGAAAGAGGACTGGGCGGGGGGTTgggaaaagaggaacacagaccaaaaaaggacaaaaataaataaagagtccGGAGTCTAGCTAAAGAAGGGAGTGGGAGATGAAAACAGGGGCGGGACTTCACATATAGGGTTTGGGCAGTTGTACACTTTTGTTAGAGATCATGAttttggtggaggaggagaaaggggattaaagagaaaacagccaacatgatctTCGGTGGGGGGTAGGAGAAATGCTGCATCTTGGGCTAAAAGAAAGCTGAATTAGTCATTcattgataaagaaaaaaaacactctgtTCCCCCACCAGCTTCCCCTGTGACTGAGCTTGCTGGGGTTGTGAGCTGttactatttaaaatgttatataaagGATCTATtgcaattttattattttgatgtcATTCCTTAGATTCCTTAGCAGTGCTAGAAACATTTTGagtgatcgctccgttttacaatgaaattgctttgcaatgcattttttgcgatcgcaaaagcgatcactttgcgatgttccctatgagggaatttcactttgcgatgattggttccctgcttggggaagcAAGCatcacaaagtgatgattttagaacagctgatcggcggtttcaaaatggccactgggtaaacaaaatggccacccgctgttttctgggacggattcctcgcttaagaggcaccagaaatggccgtgctatggaggatcttcgctgaactgtgagttttaagcccataggaacacattaatcgtgttttaatacgtttctatgggctttttatttttgcattgcgaCATTCTCGtcctgcagcgatttttgcagaatgaattaacgtcacaaTGCAAGGCACCATGTAATGGAAAAACATTTTGAGGTGTTTCACGTTGATCCGGCAGAGAGGAGGGCTAACCGGATCCCTCTCAAgaccagatcctgagctgaggatcaactgCAAGAGGGGGGGCGGCTTCCTTGTTGCGTTGCTTGTGTGAACCCAGACCCTCTTTTCCCcgaaaggcaggcaggaaagaatcaggagagagagagaagggggtgtaCTTTCCTTCACGGGATCTTTCTGCAGCGGAGGCTGGAAGGGGGATCCATCTCGGTCTTTTCTTGGAAGTCGTTCTCACCCCACGGCCAAAACTGTTCTGGTCTTTGGGTCCCGAAGGCGCCATTCAGGGCCatcggctgtgcaaaagacctgccccctcgCTCCTCCTTCCAGGGGATTcaccctcctgcctccccttctGGGCTCTCCATGGGCTGGAGCAAAaaagggggctttggaaagaggccagaagaggctccggtccttccacatggagagcaggaggaaagaaggacctgAAGGCAAtccagcctctccttctggggaGTCTCCCTCTCCCAGCGGGtcttttgcagagtgaatggctctgaagggcCCGTTCCAGACGAAGTGATTACCAAATGCTTTCTTTTACTGCAGGGGCAACTGACACCAAGACACCCCCACACACCCTCAGTGGGCGCCTTTCCTTGGCAGTGAGCTCAAAGGGAAGAGCAAAGCAAGGTTGAGGGGTTGGAAGACAACCGGTGAGAAAAGTCAtgagacctgaactctgcccgcCTTGGGTCGGCAACCCCACGACACACGGGGCCCTTGGCCCACGGAGGGGGCGCAGAGGCCGAGGGGCGCCTTTGGAGACACGCTCTGCGTTAGGATCCCTAAAGTGACAAGAAATAACAAAGGGTCCCATGAGAACAGaggtccactacatcacacgggctctggtgttttctagatgttgattttgtttatcatttttagtgtagctttggtttgattctttttaaggtttgtagtcttgctgtttttagcttttaaatcttgtgttttaaagattTACATAAACTGCCTTGtgatctttttaaagaagaaaggtggggtaaaaatattttaaagaaataaattgtggACAAAATGCCATCTTGTGTGTTGACGCTTTCATCGCAGGTGTCTGTGGGAAGCATCgttcctgttgctctctggttccctgctgttgccTCCCCTCCTTCCTGAGATGGGGGAGCTTTGATCTCGGAGCCCAGCGTGAgatgctcctccctccctccctccctccctccctccctccctcccttccttccttccttccttccttccttcctttctttccaataGAAACATGTGGAAGGCACATCCcggaaggaaatgtttttgatttgctttatccataaAGCCTCCAGGAtgatcttttctattttgttttcctcctaggaaggggtgagactgagTTGATGTCTCTTTGCTCCTTTGGGGACCAAAAACGAAAAGGCAAATCCCAGAttccctccaacatttgcaaggtcagTGAAATTTCAAGAGGtgtgacagagttgcagtattaccaggaggCACTAGGTGACGCTAACCAGTCgaattccccagagagatgaagataccaggcaataagacagggttgatagcagaaaatttgtattaactcaatttgtttgtagaatatatacatacacatatagctttgtccttatttccagtcctgtagtcatacacagcagttccaacatagttcaggcataaatcaggTCAAAGTCTTTGTAAATCAATTtagcagtcatataccatataattcagtccagcagtcagagtccttctccagtaagctgaccactctgactaaagctctttccacattccatgcaattatgtggtttctccccagtgtgaatcctttgatgtaacttaaggtcagcagtcctactaaagctctttccacattccatgcatttatgtggtttctccccagtgtgaatcctttgatgtgacctaagattatCATTGAAAcgaaaactctttccacattccatgcatttatgtggtttctctccagtgtgaatcctttgatgtgacctaagattatCATTGCAAcgaaaactctttccacattccatgcatttatgttgtttctccccagtgtgaatcctttgatgtaacttaagtgcaccactctgactaaagctctttccacattccatgcatttatgtggtttctccccagtgtgaatcctttgatgtgacctaagctgaccattctgacaaaagctctttccacgttccatgcatttatgtggtttctccccagtgtgggtcctttgatgtaacttaatggcaccactgtgactaaacctctttccacattccgtgcatttatgtggtttctctccagtgtgaatcctttgatgtaccctaaggtcaccactgtgagtaaagctctttccacattccatgcaattatgtggtttctccccagtgtgaatcctttgatgtgacctaagctgATCATTctgacaaaagctctttccacattccatgcatttatgtggtttctccccagtgtggatcctttgatgtaacttaatggcaccactgtgactaaacctctttccacattccatgcatttatgtggtttctccccagtgtgggtcctttgatgaaccctaagctgaccactctgactaaagctctttccacattccatgcatttatgtagtttctccccagtgtggatcctttgatgtaatctaatgTTACCActctcactaaagctctttccacattcaatgcatttatgtggtttctccccagtgtgggtcctttgatgtgacctaagatgaccactgtgactaaagctttttccacattccgtgcatttacacggtttcttcccagtgtgagttctttgatgtgaacacAGATTTCTTCTCCCGCCGGAACTCTTTttacattccatgtttttgtatgatttctccccagggtgagttctttaaccTGAACTAGGagcactggtctgaagctgtctCTTTAAGCCCTTTCTCCTCTAGCTCATggctttttccaagcttttcgttccgactcttttcagggccagaagaagtGACTCTGTATAATTCTGCCCATCGagtttgttacctgatagagaaaaaagaagatgtcTTGAGAACGTAGCACAGAGtagaatctaactggaggtcaaaACAAAGAGTTTGCTCTGTCTTTgttccctttgaaaggcatatgtctcctgaaggctttactggcaacatttgaaaaatttgccgtATTGTGAAAATAGCATGAACTTCCCAAAGGGACAGTGATGGGAatatatagttgattaatattaaccactatcctaaataatattaatcattggtcatcaagtcaattctgactgatgccaacccttttttcaggggtttctaggtaaagaatactcaaaagtcgttccccattccctgcttctggtaCTGTGCAGTTTCCcgagggccacacaggctgaccttaCTCGTGggagacacagcggggaacctctggttctgcaagcagatatttaaaccactgacccTGAAGAAAGCTTTTTAGAAATTTTAGCTATTTTTACTTAACTGGAACTTGTGTAACGAACTGAattttctatgaaactttattttttcaatagAAAATAAATCTTAAAAATCTACAGGACTGCTCTCTTGAACAGtgagtctgctgagcctgcttccaggaGTAGCAAGGCCACGATATTGCTATCAGATGGAGTCCTAATCCTCTGAGCTTTAGTGAGTCTtaagggactacaaagcccaggtgtCTGTACTTGCTAGCTACAAGCAAGTGCAGAAGAGAAagtttagccgcctagagtggtcatatcgaccagataggcaggatataaatagaatatataaatagaataaatagaataaataaaggtTTAAGGCTAGGCTTACTGGAAAGGATTTGTGCCAGCGGACGATTAAAGGGACTCAGCCCAGCAGAAATGGGATATATAGATACCTGGAGGGTCTCTGGCCGAAGGAGTAGCGCTCTGTAGAGAGAGGCTGGTCCTGACAGGAGTGAATTCTTCATTTCACCCTcttggatcccaaaagaggaaaggagaaattccgGGGAGGCCCCATGCcaggctgtccagggttggaatctcacagacagcacctgctcttggtgaccaCAGGGTTGAGCCCAGCAGGActgggaaacaaaagaaaaacactctgcacgtGTTCAGAGAAGCACTGctgtagacagtaaaactgggactcacgcaacccgggttcgaatccccactcggccCGGGAACTGACAGTGTgtgcttgctttcacaaaccagaggtcTCCCGAATGAATGTGTGACAGAATGAAGTTGACAGAAGAGACTCAAAGTGAACCTCAGAATATGGGgatttcacaccaactcagtctcctttgcactcTCATGccccatctcggtggcccctcttgccctcaccaggcacTCTGGAAGGTCTGGTAGAAGGCACCCTCCAAACGCTCCCGATGCTTCCTacgattgggctaaaattctctgaaatactgatgtcaGCTTTACAATGAATCGCATCCTGCGATTCATAGGGTTATCgtttaataaacaaacacagtgttGCATCTGATCTCAAAGAAGGAAAGAGATCTCACCTGCTATTCAAGTTTTCAGGGGGCTTTGGAGTTTGATTCTTGTCTTTTCGTCTGGAAAAAATTgggagagcatcagctgagtcTCACCCCATCctagggagagaagaaaaaaacaaatcattctgAAGGCTTCTTGATTCGACAAAACCAAAATCTTTCTCTTAGGATAGAAGCCTTTGTGTTTTTaacaatctggagaattcaattctttaaaaaaatactctccTGCTTATGAATGTGCaggggcatgtgtgtgtgcttctatacctatgattccaaaagccaggaaatagcccaaaactgctgcgCAATCTCGTGCCTggcttgccagcaggaaaaaggagaccaagcctgacagagcaaagggcGGCTGAAGGTTGACCACTATCCAAGGAGGACATCCagagggtctacagcagggggtccccaatcttgggcctccagatgttcttggacttctgctcccagaaatcctggccagcagaggcggtggtgaaggtttctgggagttgcagtccaagaatataaggaggcctgaggttggggaccccCTGGACTCTgcaggagaccctcttctgcttgtTACCCTTCACAGCCCTGATCATGGCTTtatgtctgggggaggagtggtcacttgacgaAAGGGGGAGTCAGCTTCCCTCATGTGGTGTCACTCTGGGAACggcaatggtgtgtgtgtgtgtgggactcCTGTTCAAGCCCCCCcaaccctcagcctgtggagtgtttcaggtttccattaatatCCCGTATtatttcacagaggcatgaaaaaccggaaagaggctatgcagaagaatgtggtggtccggcaccccccgtgtgatgatgacagACAACTTccgtctgctttttaagaccttccagggAGGGCCTTTGCTCAGCCTCTCCAGCCCCCAAGGTCCGGTCGTCCAGCCGACCACCATCCCCTGTGCCAACAGAGACAGTAAGACaaacaaagaggaggaaagtaattttgaatgaatgaattctatgctaattaagaatctaatgactgaataTCCTGCCTCTAAAAAAGTCTCTTCTTGGAAGATTCAGATAATTTCCTGATAATTTTTTGAACCAAAATCATCAGCagcaaacctctctctctctctctctctcacacacacacacacacacacacacacttttcccaggGTAGGAAACGGGCAGCCCCtccccccaggggctctcctgcccccccatcgctctgggtgggaagagtggggtggggggtgttgaGGGTCTGGGTTCGGGTGAGAGCCTGGTTCGGGTTCCAGGAACTTGcctcccttgcaggggcatcAGCACCTGCCTTGGCTGCCACATGGGGcggcatagaaatgaaatatcctcatcatcatccacatcctctgcatcctcctccaggataaggtcgtggattacctgggccttactggatgcagacctggcattcaacaacaccaggcgtagagtggaaggatgactgaactggctgcctcgatactgagggttggtctcAGTCAcagaacaatggacagccttcaaacatctgtccatcgTTCTTCTTACATGAGTGGAAACTGAGCCAACGCCATACCTtcctctacccgtgaccacagaaatattttggggcccctcgctgggaaggcaggccttccattccatatccaaaaagggggagggagggagggagggagaggaaggcaggaaggtaggggggaaaaggaaaagaagaagaaataaaaaataaaaaatatataaggcaaaattaacttaatacatataaatcaaataataaaagaaaaataaaccatatacagtgcatataaataatatacatGGCATGCCACCCAGGGCCaggcttccggcttttatggcctccctcccctcccagccaggtggctggtgttgtggaagggggtggggtgtcctgaagcagcatcagcagtagcagcagggtcccagtcctgaaaaggccgagggagtgcaggccagaaattctcccagacacagTCACTcacttattattaataataagaccaaaagacaaaaacttgtgtattttaaggtgagcttttgtCAGAGGTGAATGGTTGCATCTCCTACGTGCAGTAATTCAGGACCAGTGTTTAAGTGAGCCGTTCTTCTGAAGTCTGTTTGGTAAAAATTCCTAcaagagaaagaaataagaatacagaataagaacaaagaaaaggggaagggaggggtgcTATAAAGACCAAATGTGTGcagtaaaataattaaaagggtatcaggcaaaatccaaaaaaacccaaaacaagacaagacaaaagagagaaaggaaaacacgtgataccttaaagactaaccattaggttttaatgtaagctttcatggacttaaTTAAAGGGCCTGCGGGCAGGGTTTAGTCCTCATGTGTGCATTAATGTTTTGTGGCCTGTTGTGCGTTATTAGTTACTTGAGATTGGAGGGTTATCAGTAAGCAAGTACAGGTCTGACTCTGCACCCAAAAGGCTCAAGTACTCTTGGTCAGGATGGGCTGGCAGTCACTTCAGACACATGTCAACGGTCTCAGTTGTGGATTAAAAGTGATAACGAGCACCGTTCAGTATTGTATTTGCCTGGACCCGAGACCCTATTTATGTCTGTTGAGATCGgaaacaacagggaaaaaaaggaaagtgtgggAATCAAAGCGAGCCGATGAAAGAGACTTGGAGATAATGGGAAATCACTTCCACTACAAAGCCAGTGAGGGGGTTCCTCGTTTCTTGCTTCTGCAAAAGACCGTGTGGAGGTACTGATGATACTTACCAAGGGCAAACATGCTGGAGTCTTTCTTTCAAGCACACGGAATATTTTCTTCACCTTTGAAGACCTG is a window encoding:
- the LOC144586806 gene encoding uncharacterized protein LOC144586806, which translates into the protein MECKKSSGGRRNLCSHQRTHTGKKPCKCTECGKSFSHSGHLRSHQRTHTGEKPHKCIECGKSFSESGNIRLHQRIHTGEKLHKCMECGKSFSQSGQLRVHQRTHTGEKPHKCMECGKRFSHSGAIKLHQRIHTGEKPHKCMECGKSFCQNDQLRSHQRIHTGEKPHNCMECGKSFTHSGDLRVHQRIHTGEKPHKCTECGKRFSHSGAIKLHQRTHTGEKPHKCMERGKSFCQNGQLRSHQRIHTGEKPHKCMECGKSFSQSGALKLHQRIHTGEKQHKCMECGKSFRCNDNLRSHQRIHTGEKPHKCMECGKSFRFNDNLRSHQRIHTGEKPHKCMECGKSFSRTADLKLHQRIHTGEKPHNCMECGKSFSQSGQLTGEGL